The Euphorbia lathyris chromosome 2, ddEupLath1.1, whole genome shotgun sequence genome includes a window with the following:
- the LOC136220323 gene encoding peroxisome biogenesis protein 19-2-like, with product MRSDGIKDSKHEDSSPSLPTRIQCLGMGLPDLKSKKKGKQKVSNGSHAAEALDKLREQTREAVKGLESVTGPKPDDLNKDAMMEDWVKQFEELAGSQDMESIVGTMLQQLLSKKILHEPMREIGERYPKWLEEHKDTLTKEEYDRYFHQYELINTLNEVYEKEPNNFTKIVDLM from the exons Atgag AAGTGATGGTATTAAAGATAGCAAGCATGAAGATTCATCTCCTTCACTGCCAACTAGGATTCAATGTTTGGGTATGGGATTGCCTGATTTGAAAAGCAAGAAGAAGGGAAAGCAAAAGGTATCAAATGGGTCTCATGCCGCTGAAGCACTTGATAAGCTTAGAGAACAGACTAGGGAGGCTGTTAAGGGACTGGAGTCTGTCACTGGTCCAAAACCAGATGATTTGAATAAGGATGCAATGATGGAGGATTGGGTTAAGCAGTTTGAGGAGCTTGCTGGTTCTCAG GACATGGAATCCATCGTAGGGACCATGTTGCAACAACTTTTGTCTAAGAAGATTCTTCATGAACCGATGAGGGAAATTGGAGAAAGATATCCAAAGTGGTTGGAGGAACACAAAGATACATTAACCAAAGAAGAATACGACCGCTACTTCCACCAATATGAATTGATAAACACCCTTAATGAAGTTTATGAGAAGGAGCCAAATAACTTCACTAAGATTGTTGATCTCATGTAG